CTGTCCGCATCATCCTTCTCGCCAGCTTCTGCCAGAAACCGATGCTCCGCCCGGATCGAGGCGGCATACTGCGCCAACAGCGCTTCGATCCCGGCCCTGTCATCTGCGCGCTCCTGCGCCGCACGGGGCGCCGTCGCCAGCGCCGCCCGGGCGACATAGGCGTTGACCTCGGCCTCAAGCCGGGTGGCGATGGCCAGCTGCTCCTGCGAATAGCCCGAGCGCGTCAGCACATGATGCGCGCGGCTCAGCCCAAGGCCCGCCGCCAGCGCGACAGCCACCACCACCGCCAGAGCCACCACCCCGGCGAGGATCAGCGTATGGCGGATCGATGGGCTTATCCGCCGCATCGCCCGCGCCTTGTGGCAGCTTTGCCCATGGGTCATCTCTCCGAACGCCATGCTGCCTTGGCGCGCGCCTCACCGCAATCGACCCAAAGTACAATGCAGACCGATTTGCGCTGCCGATAGTCTGCCCGCCCTTGCCCCACCTTTGCCTTGCGCTTCCAGGAACCGCCCGTGAACCAGCCTCTCCGCCTTGGACTGCAAGCCGCCATCATGCTGGCTTTACCGGTGGCGGCCCATGCCCAGAGCGATCCCCTGACGGATCTCACCCAATGCCGCGCCGTGGCCGAGGACAAGGCCCGCCTGAGCTGCTTCGACAAGGCCGCCGCCCATATCACGCCGCCGCGCTGGGCCGGGCGCCTCTCCTTCTCCACCGAGCCTTTCGAGATCGACCGGCCCACCCTGATCCGCTTCGAAAGCGAGGGGGTGATTTTCGTGATGGCGCTGAAAGATGCGCAGGGCGAGATCGTCCAGAACCTGCATCACGCCGGCAAGGGGGAAGGCCGCTATCTGATCGCTCACCCCGGCACTTACAGCCTGCAGATCAATGGCGCGGAAGGCTGGCGCATCTGGCTGGAGCCCCAGCCATAAGATCCGATGGCAGCTCCCTTGCGCAAGGGAGCTGCCATGTTGCGGCTCAGAAGCCTTTGCGCAGTGCCACCATCACGCTGCGCGGCTCGCCATAGATGCCGAAATAGCTGTTGGGCACGCGGGCGTAATAGGTCTTGTCGAGCAGATTGTTCACCGAGACCGTCATCGACCATTGCCGGTTCAGCCGATACCCCACCTGCGCATCCACCACCGCATAGGCGCCCTGCACCGGCCCGCCGCGCGTGGTGGAACTCATCGCCCGCACGCCGCCGCCGATCTGGAAACCGCGCTTCTCGATGGGCCCGAAGCGATAGGTGCTCCACAGCTTGAAGGTGTGTTTGGGTTCCTCTGCGTCATAGAGCAATCCCTGATAGGTGCTGTCGTCGAGGAATTTGGTGTCCAGATAGGTGTAGCCCGCAAAGAGGCTCCACCCCGGCAGCGGTTCGCCATTGATCTCGGCTTCCGCGCCCCTGCTGCGCACCTTGCCCGCCGCGATGTAATAGTTGGGATGCGCCGCATCGGCATAGGCCCGGTTGCGGTCGGTGATGTTGAACAAGGCCGCGGAGGCGGTCAGCGCGCCATTGAGGAAGCTGCCCTTGGTGCCGATCTCGAACTGCTCGCCGGTGCGGGGTTTCAGCGTGCCGCCGCCATAGACCAGATTGGCCTGCGGCACGAAGATGCTGGCATAGCTGCCATAGACGCTGATCTGCCGCGTGGCGTCATAGATCAGTCCCGCGGTGGGCGTCACATGGCCGGTGCTGCGCCCATTGGCGTAGAAATCGCCGAAACCATTGGCCCCGTCGCGCTCCTTCGAGCGGTAATCGGTGACGCGCACGCCCGCCACCAAAGTCAACGGATCGGCAAGGCTGAAGCGACCCTGCGCATAGGCGCCGAACTGCTCGGTGCGAATGTCCGATCCGCCGGTGAAGGCCGCATCCACTTCGGGCAAGGTGATGTTGTAGACATTGGCGATGTCCACCTCCTGCGAGCCCCAGAAGCTCACATTGTCCTGCCAGGCGTAATTCACCCCGAACAGCAGCTTATGGGTGCGCCCCAGCAGTTCCACCGGCCCGCTGACACTGGCATCCGATCCGAACCATTTGTTGAGCACATACTGGTTCTGCAACGCATAGGTGGCGCTGTTGTCCAGATTGACTGGCCCGGCGATATAGCCATAGGGCCCGGTCAATTGCTGCTGGCGATAATCGAGGCTGGCCTTCGCCTTCCAGCCGTTGCCCAGATCCTGATCCACCGAGGCATAGGCATCGCGCGTATGGGTGATGCTGCGCGACCATGTGGTGCCGAAAAAGGCCGAGCGCGGGGCGTTCAGCACCTGCCCGTTGGTGTAGGTCGACTGCCCGTAATCGAGCGGCGCCTGCCGCGAATTCTGCCAGCTGCCGGAGACGGTCAGCG
The Novosphingobium terrae DNA segment above includes these coding regions:
- a CDS encoding TonB-dependent siderophore receptor — encoded protein: MTALLWTAALAPAALAQPALAQAATQAQAAGFAIPPQPLADALTLFGQQSGMQVSVHGDLVRGRASPGVSGRLAPVDALSRLLAGTGLTFRLLPDRTVTLEPAPQQSGQAVQLGPVQVQGSEQDTTLANTDTPRTDRAATDRSHSYAARAATVAGKQAQDLREIPQSVSIVTRQRMDYQNMITLEQALRQTTGVTAIPYGDGSAYYQVRGYAAEVQYDGIPANSAVQYQTQFDLGMYDRIELLRGPSGLLQGSGQPSGTINLVRKRPHDTFGWSGDLMAGSWANFHGDLDVTGPLDKNGAVRARFVASGETRGYFTDKEHEKHAMLYGIVEADVTPGTTLTVSGSWQNSRQAPLDYGQSTYTNGQVLNAPRSAFFGTTWSRSITHTRDAYASVDQDLGNGWKAKASLDYRQQQLTGPYGYIAGPVNLDNSATYALQNQYVLNKWFGSDASVSGPVELLGRTHKLLFGVNYAWQDNVSFWGSQEVDIANVYNITLPEVDAAFTGGSDIRTEQFGAYAQGRFSLADPLTLVAGVRVTDYRSKERDGANGFGDFYANGRSTGHVTPTAGLIYDATRQISVYGSYASIFVPQANLVYGGGTLKPRTGEQFEIGTKGSFLNGALTASAALFNITDRNRAYADAAHPNYYIAAGKVRSRGAEAEINGEPLPGWSLFAGYTYLDTKFLDDSTYQGLLYDAEEPKHTFKLWSTYRFGPIEKRGFQIGGGVRAMSSTTRGGPVQGAYAVVDAQVGYRLNRQWSMTVSVNNLLDKTYYARVPNSYFGIYGEPRSVMVALRKGF